Sequence from the Actinocatenispora sera genome:
GGCGAAGGCGAAGCTGTTCGCCACCGACACCGCGATGCGGGTGACCACCGACATGGTGCAGGTGCTCGGCGGGTACGGGTACGTGGCCGACCATCCGGTCGAGCGGTACTTCCGGGAGGCGAAGGTGCTGCAGATCGTGGAGGGGACCAACCAGATCCAGCGGCTGGTGATCTCGCGTGCGCTGACGTCGTGAGGCGGTCGCGACCGGCGGTGTAGCGTTTCCGCGTGGAGCAGATCGATCGGGCCATCGTGGCCGCGTTGTCGGCCGACGGCCGGTTGTCGTTCACCGATCTCGCCGAGCGGGTGGGCCTGTCGGTGTCGGCGGTGCACCAGCGGGTGCGGCGGTTGGAGCAGCGCGGCGTGATCCGCGGGTACGCGGCGGTGGTCGACTACGAGGCGCTGGGGTTGCCGTTGACGGCGTTCGTGGCGATCCGGCCGACCGATCCGGCGGCGCCGGACGATGCGCCGGAGCGGTTGGCGCACCTGCCGGAGATCGAGTCGTGCTATTCGGTGGCCGGTGAGGATTTCTACCTGTTGAAGGTGCGGGTGGCCTCGCCGGTGGATCTGGAGGGTCTGCTGCAGCGGATCCGGTCGATGGCCGGGGTCACGCATCGCACCACGATCGTGTTGTCCACGCCGTACGAGGGGCGTCCGGCGCGGCCGCCGGTCCCGCCGGCGGACACCGACTGACCGGTCCGGGGCCCAACAGGGCCCCGGACCGTGGGTTCAGTGGACGCTGACGGTGTCGAAGGTGGCGAGGCCGGTGGCGCCGGAGCCGCCGTTGGCGGCGGTCATGAAGATCCCGACCTCGGGGGTGGCGGCGAGGCCGGTGGGGCGCACGGTGCCGAGGGTGTTCCAGGTGGTGCCGTCGGGGGAGTAGGCGGCGGTGAGGCTGTCGCCGGCGCGGGTGAGGCGCAGGGTGACGGGTGCGACGGGTCCGGCGGCGGAGGTGACCTTGTTGAGCCGGCCGTCGTTGTTGTCGTCGACCGACAGGGCGCAGCCGTGTTGCGGGGTGACGGCGAGGTTGGCGTAGCCGAGCGATCCGTTGGTGGCGAGCGAGTTGCGTACGACCAGGCCGGCGCGGGCCCAGGGGCCGGTGGGGTCCTGGAGCACGACGCGGACGGTGGCGGTGGCGCCGTCGGGGAGCCCGCCGGGTAGCACGATGGCGGCGAACTGGTTGGTGCTTCCCCACATGTCCCGGCCGCCGCCGAAGATGCCGAAGCCGGTTCCGGCGGCGGCGAAGGTGGCGTCGTTGAAGTTGACGGTGGTGTAGGGGGCGGTGATCGGGGCGCCGGCGAGTACCCGGGCGGTTCCGGTGGCGTGGCCGGTGGTGCGGCCGGCACGGTAGTCGGCTCGTACGGTCAGGGTGGCGGTGGGTTGGTCGGTGTGCCAGTCGGTGGGTGCGGTGATGCGCCAGCGGACGGTGGCGCTGGCGCCGCCGCCGAGGGTGGTGCTGCCGGTGGGGTCGAGTGCGGTGGCGGTGGCGCCGTCGGGTACGGCGGGGGTGAGGGTGGCGGCGTGGACGTCGGACAGGCCGCTGGCGTTGGTGATGCGGGCGGTCAGGGTGGTGGCGGCGCCGGCGACGAGGACGGCGGGGTCGGCGGTGACGGCGACCGGTACCTGGTGGGTGTCGGCGGTGAGCACCCGGTGCACGGCGGTGGCGAGGGCGTGTTCGTCGCCGGTGGGGTGGCTGCGGTAGGTGTTGGTGCGGCGGGTCCAGGCGTCGGTGAGGGCGTACCAGTCGATCGGGGTGGGTGCGCGGCCGGTGGCGAGGGCGGTGCGCAGGCTGTCGAAGTAGCGGCGCCAGCGGTCGAGGTAGACGTCGCCGATCAGGCCGTGCCATTCGCGGTTGGCGTAGTCGTGCAGGCCGCCGACCTGGCTGGCGTTGCGGTCGCCCCAGACGGTGAGGATGGTGCGCTGGTCGTACTCGCCGGCGTCGCCGGCGGTGCGGCGGGCGGTGGTGAGGGCGGGGCCGAGCAGGAATTCGCCTCGGCTGGCGACGAGTTGTTCCAGGAGCCGCATCCAGTCCAGCCACAGGGCGGTGAGTTCGTCGAAGGTGGCGGTGTCGCCGGCGTGGTAGGCGGCGGCGATCTGGGGCAGCAGGATGCGGCTGCGGTTGGTGAGGGTCTGGCGGGCGACGTCGACCAGGTCGTAGCGGTAGGCGTCGGTGTGGCGCAGGGTGGGGTGGGCGGCGAGCAGCAGTGGCAGCGCCTGGTCGAAGGTGGCGCCGTCGTACTGCATGGTGTCGGGTGACCAGCCGGCGCCGGAGGTGGCGGACAGGCTGGGTTGGGCGGCGAACAGGCTGTCCTGCGGTTCGCCCTTTACGGTGCCGTCCAGGGCGTACGCGGTGGCGCGCAGGGTCTGCCAGGCGGCGGTGGCGTGCCGGTCGGGTCGGCCGTAGCGGCGGGTGGCGTAGTCGGTGTAGAAGTCGCGGGCGTCGATGGTGTGGTCGGTCCAGGCGAGCGAGGCGAACAGGTCGAGTGCGGCGGCGTTGTTGTCGCCGGCTTCGGGCATCAGGGCGATGCCGGACAGTGCGCCGCCCGGTTTGTCGCGCCACTGCCGGTACTTGCCGAGCCAGGCGGCGCCGGCTGCGCCGAGGGTGGACTTGCCGCCGTAGTTGAAGATCGTGCCGAACGCGTACGGGGTGTGCGACCAGTCGGTGTCGCGGTCGGTCTTGTCGGCGTGTTCGGACAGCCCGTCGACGATGAGCATGCGGCTGGTGTCGACGGCGGCGATGGTGTCCTTCTTGGGGTTGTCCTGCCAGCCGAGGATGACCCAGGTGGCGTCGGGGTGCGCGGTGCGCAGCGCGGTCTCGACGGCCTTCGAGGCGGGGCCGACGGGGACGTCGCCGGCGGTGCCGCCCTCGTGCAGCAGGTCCATCTTGTACATGGTGGTGTTGCCGTAGCGGGTGGCCGAGTGGCGGTAGAAGGCGGCGGCGAGGCGGGTGAAGTGGTCGTCGCGGGGGTCGAGCCAGCCGGGGCGGGTGAAGCCGCACCAGCTGCCCTGGGGTACGACGTGGGCGCCGGTGTTGCGGTCGGCGAAGTCGGGTGGGACGGTGCCGAAGTAGCCGGGCAGGACGGGGGTCATGCCGAGGGCGCGGATGTGGTCGATCAGGGCGGCGGCGGTGTTCGCGCGGTGCTCGATGAGGTCGGCGGCGACGGGGCTGCCGAAGCCGGACATGTTCTGCAGCAGCCACCAGGGTTGGTGGGCGGGTGCCGGGATCCAGGCGCGGACCTCGTCGTCGGGGTAGCCGAACTCGCGCAGGGTGTCGCGGTAGACGGCGTCGGCGCCGAGGTAGACGAGGATCTCGTTGAAGCCGTGCAGTGCGAGGATGTCGACCTCGCGGCGCCAGCGGTCGAGGTCCCAGTAGGGGCCGGTGTAGCCGTCGTTGGTGTCGTTGAGCGCGAACCGGTGAGGTACGTCGGCGCGGCCGGTGATCGGGGCGGCGGGTGCGGGTAGCCGGGCGGGCAGGTGGTCGAGGTTGGTGCCGGCCCACCAGATCCCGGCGTGCAGGGTGTCACCGAGGTAGCGGCGGAAGCCGGTGAGGATGGTCGCCGGGGTGGTGGCCTGGATGTGCAGCCGTCCGCCGGCGCCGGAGACCTGGTAGGTGTCGGTGTCGCCGCGGGGGGTGAGGCTGAGGTCGAGTTGGTCGGCGCGGCGGCCGATGAGGCGGCGGAGCGCGGCGCGGGCGGGTTCGACGGCGTCCTGGGCGGCGGCAGGGCCGGCGAGGCCGGTGGCGGCCAGGCCGGCGCCTGCGGCGCCTGCGGCGAGGACTGTTCTGCGTCGCGTCATGGGGACCTCCGGCCGGGGGCGATCGGGTCGCAGGCAGCCTATGGTGCGTGAAGTTGGTCGACAAGTGCTGTTGGGCGACAAGTTTGCGCATCGCGGTCGAGGGGGTCGGTGTCCGGTCACGTTTGCCGCCGGCGGTCCGTCATGGTGACAGGCCGCCGGCTCGGTGGTCGAGCGTGGTCGAGTGGTGGAGGGACGTGCCGGCGATGGATTCCTGGGGCACGGCGCGGCCGGTGGTGTACTGGCTGGCGACCGGGATCGTGGCGGCCGAGCTGGCGGTCGGCGGGGCGTGGGACCTCGCCCGGTTGTCGTTCGTCGCCGACGTGGTCGCGCACCTGGGCTACCCGGGGTACTTCCTGGTGTTGCTGGGGTGCTGGAAGGTGGCGGGTGCGGCGGCGTTGCTTCTGCCGCGGTGGCCGCTGGTGAAGGAGTGGGCGTACGCGGGGGCGTTCTTCGTCTACACCGGCGCGATCGTCTCGCACCTGAGCTCGGCGTACGGGGCGGGTGAGGTCGTGGTGCTCACCGGCTTGGCGGCGCTGACGGTGCTGTCGTGGGCCCTGCGGCCGGTGTCGCGGCGGCTGCGGGCGCCGCGTCGGGCCGGCGGCGCGGTGATGGCGCCGCGGCCCGGTAGCCGGGTCTGAGCCCGGTGCCGACGTGCCCGTGGCCGACGTGGCGGTCGCTGTGCGGTGTGGCTGTCGCGGGGGTGCAGCGCTCAGCCGGTGACGGTGGCGTTCCAGCTGGTGATGACCGGGCGGCCGTGTTCGAAGCCGAGGGTGGACAGGGTGCCGGTGTCGAGCTTGAGCAGGCCGCCGCATGAGGCGGCCAGGCCGATCCAGCGGGCGCCGGCGACCCGCAGCGCGTGGCCGTGCGCGACCAGCGCGACGTCGCCGTCGCAGAGCTGCTCGCGGGCGCGCTGCAGCACCCGGTCGAGCCGGGCGCCGACCTCGGCGGGTTTCTCGCCGCCGGGGGCGCCGTCGGTCCACAGGTCCCAGTCGGGCACCTCGGTGTGGATGTCGGCGGTGGTGCGGCCCTCGTAGTCGCCGTAGTTCCATTCGGCGAGGTCGTCGTCGAGCGTGGTGACCGCCAGCCCGGCCAGCTGCGCGGTGCGCTGGGCGCGGATGCGCGGCGAGCTGTACACGGCGGTGAACCGGCGCCGGGCGAGGGTGGTGGCCAGGTCGCTCGCCTGCCGTTCACCGCGTTCGGTGAGCGGCAGGTCGGTGACGGAGGTGTGCTGGCCGCTGGCCGACCAGGCGGTTTCGCCGTGCCGGATCAGGACGATCTCTGCCATGGCCACAGTCTTCCCGATCGGCTCCAGCGGTACGCGGGGTTCCCGGTGCGGTGTCGGACGCGCCACCCACCGGGAAGGCACCGCCGCACCCGACGCCGTTGTCGGGTGCGGCGGAGACGCAGCGCCGGGTGGTCAGGCGTGTACGGCGTCGCGTTCGGCCGCCGCGCGGGACGCCGCCGCGGCATCGGCGGCGGCCGCGGTGTCCGGCGGGAAGTTCTCCCGCCACCACTGCTGGCCGGCCTCGGGCAGGGTGTAGAT
This genomic interval carries:
- a CDS encoding alpha-N-acetylglucosaminidase — its product is MTRRRTVLAAGAAGAGLAATGLAGPAAAQDAVEPARAALRRLIGRRADQLDLSLTPRGDTDTYQVSGAGGRLHIQATTPATILTGFRRYLGDTLHAGIWWAGTNLDHLPARLPAPAAPITGRADVPHRFALNDTNDGYTGPYWDLDRWRREVDILALHGFNEILVYLGADAVYRDTLREFGYPDDEVRAWIPAPAHQPWWLLQNMSGFGSPVAADLIEHRANTAAALIDHIRALGMTPVLPGYFGTVPPDFADRNTGAHVVPQGSWCGFTRPGWLDPRDDHFTRLAAAFYRHSATRYGNTTMYKMDLLHEGGTAGDVPVGPASKAVETALRTAHPDATWVILGWQDNPKKDTIAAVDTSRMLIVDGLSEHADKTDRDTDWSHTPYAFGTIFNYGGKSTLGAAGAAWLGKYRQWRDKPGGALSGIALMPEAGDNNAAALDLFASLAWTDHTIDARDFYTDYATRRYGRPDRHATAAWQTLRATAYALDGTVKGEPQDSLFAAQPSLSATSGAGWSPDTMQYDGATFDQALPLLLAAHPTLRHTDAYRYDLVDVARQTLTNRSRILLPQIAAAYHAGDTATFDELTALWLDWMRLLEQLVASRGEFLLGPALTTARRTAGDAGEYDQRTILTVWGDRNASQVGGLHDYANREWHGLIGDVYLDRWRRYFDSLRTALATGRAPTPIDWYALTDAWTRRTNTYRSHPTGDEHALATAVHRVLTADTHQVPVAVTADPAVLVAGAATTLTARITNASGLSDVHAATLTPAVPDGATATALDPTGSTTLGGGASATVRWRITAPTDWHTDQPTATLTVRADYRAGRTTGHATGTARVLAGAPITAPYTTVNFNDATFAAAGTGFGIFGGGRDMWGSTNQFAAIVLPGGLPDGATATVRVVLQDPTGPWARAGLVVRNSLATNGSLGYANLAVTPQHGCALSVDDNNDGRLNKVTSAAGPVAPVTLRLTRAGDSLTAAYSPDGTTWNTLGTVRPTGLAATPEVGIFMTAANGGSGATGLATFDTVSVH
- a CDS encoding histidine phosphatase family protein, whose product is MAEIVLIRHGETAWSASGQHTSVTDLPLTERGERQASDLATTLARRRFTAVYSSPRIRAQRTAQLAGLAVTTLDDDLAEWNYGDYEGRTTADIHTEVPDWDLWTDGAPGGEKPAEVGARLDRVLQRAREQLCDGDVALVAHGHALRVAGARWIGLAASCGGLLKLDTGTLSTLGFEHGRPVITSWNATVTG
- a CDS encoding DoxX family protein → MDSWGTARPVVYWLATGIVAAELAVGGAWDLARLSFVADVVAHLGYPGYFLVLLGCWKVAGAAALLLPRWPLVKEWAYAGAFFVYTGAIVSHLSSAYGAGEVVVLTGLAALTVLSWALRPVSRRLRAPRRAGGAVMAPRPGSRV
- a CDS encoding Lrp/AsnC family transcriptional regulator — its product is MEQIDRAIVAALSADGRLSFTDLAERVGLSVSAVHQRVRRLEQRGVIRGYAAVVDYEALGLPLTAFVAIRPTDPAAPDDAPERLAHLPEIESCYSVAGEDFYLLKVRVASPVDLEGLLQRIRSMAGVTHRTTIVLSTPYEGRPARPPVPPADTD